From Zingiber officinale cultivar Zhangliang chromosome 5B, Zo_v1.1, whole genome shotgun sequence, the proteins below share one genomic window:
- the LOC121987017 gene encoding zinc finger MYM-type protein 1-like, producing MGKDNRCFREVWFKDRDWLEYSVSKDAAFCFWCYLFRPSNIGFGGDDVFTRSGFINWKKAIEKFNEHVGGVGSAHNEARIQFEGFKNQRQSVEYSFSSEKHELEVAYRKRLTSILKVIRFLLLQGLPFRGHDESSTSSNRGNFLELLKWYSSECPEVAAVVGMNAPGNNQMIAPKIQKQLVNACAVETTNAILADLGDRWFTLLLDEARDCSVKEQMAVVIRYVNKHGEVIERFMAVVHVATTTAACLKEAIDSLFAKYSLSVARLRGQGYDGASNMSGEFNGLKSLIMKENPYALYVHYFALQLQLVVVAVAQANQYVCDFMWIVGSIVNTSASSCKRADKLRQLEHDRKVKLLERGEISSGRGLNQETSLARPGDTRWGSHHSTLCRIEQMWPSVIEVLQNLIDDGDRSSKGLSRTLVERMERNSFSRFDVQKLVRLAHFYTDDFSWSERILVEQELETYIDDVRSDERFEGISDLGALAKKMIETMKNRVFPLVYRMIELALLLPVATATVERVFSAMNIVKTDLRNRIGDEWMNDSLVVYIEKDVFNTVDNEPIL from the exons atgggtAAAGACAATAGATGTTTCAGAGAGGTTTGGTTTAAAGACCGTGATTGGTTGGAGTATAGTGTTTCAAAGGATGCAGCCTTTTGTTTCTGGTGTTATCTTTTTAGACCTAGTAATATAGGGTTTGGAGGAGATGATGTGTTTACGAGATCTGGTTTCATAAATTGGAAAAAAGCAATTGAAAAATTCAATGAGCATGTAGGTGGAGTTGGTAGTGCGCACAATGAGGCAAGAATACAGTTTGAGGGtttcaagaatcaaagacaaagtGTGGAGTATTCATTTTCATCAGAGAAACATGAGCTTGAAGTTGCTTATCGCAAACGCTTGACttccattttaaaagtaattcgatTTTTGTTATTACAAGGATTGCCTTTTCGGGGACATGATGAGTCTTCGACATCATCCAATAgaggaaattttttagaattgctCAAATGGTATAGCTCAGAGTGTCCAGAAGTTGCGGCAGTTGTTGGAATGAATGCACCtggaaataatcaaatgattgcccCAAAAATTCAAAAGCAATTGGTGAATGCTTGTGCAGTTGAGACCACAAATGCTATTCTAGCTGATCTTGGAGATAGGTGGTTCACTTTACTACTTGATGAGGCTCGTGACTGTTCAGTGAAAGAGCAAATGGCAGTTGTTATTAGATATGTGAACAAACATGGAGAGGTGATTGAACGATTTATGGCTGTAGTTCATGTTGCAACAACTACAGCTGCTTGTTTGAAGGAGGCAATCGACTCTTTATTTGCTAAGTATAGTTTGTCAGTGGCGAGATTGAGgggtcaaggatatgatggtgcttCAAATATGTCTGGAGAATTTAATGGCTTAAAGTCACTGATAATGAAAGAAAATCCGTATGCATTGTATGTTCATTATTTTGCTCTTCAACTCCAACTAGTGGTTGTAGCTGTTGCTCAAGCAAATCAATATGTTTGTGATTTCATGTGGATTGTTGGTTCAATTGTGAACACATCTGCATCATCTTGCAAAAGGGCCGACAAACTTCGACAACTTGAACATGACAGAAAAGTTAAACTTCTTGAAAGAGGAGAGATTAGTTCTGGTAGAGGACTAAACCAAGAAACTAGTCTAGCTAGACCTGGAGATACACGATGGGGGTCTCATCATTCAACTTTATGTCGTATTGAACAAATGTGGCCATCTGTTATAGAGGTTCTTCAAAATTTGATTGATGATGGTGATCGTTCTTCTAAGGGTTTAAGTAGAACTTTGGTTGAAAGAATGGAGAG GAACTCGTTCTCTAGATTTGATGTACAGAAATTAGTGCGTCTGGCTCATTTTTATACGGATGATTTTTCTTGGAGTGAGCGTATATTGGTTGAACAAGAGCTTGAAACATATATTGATGACGTCAGATCAGATGAACGGTTTGAAGGCATTTCAGATTTGGGAGCTCTTGCAAAGAAAATGATTGAAACAATGAAGAACCGTGTATTTCCTTTGGTTTATCGGATGATTGAGCTAGCCTTACTTCTTCCAGTTGCTACTGCAACCGTTGAAAGAGTGTTTTCGGCAATGAATATTGTCAAAACAGATTTGCGAAACAGGATTggagatgaatggatgaatgaTAGTTTGGTAGTCTATATTGAGAAAGATGTTTTTAATACTGTCGACAATGAGCCAATTTTATAG